The region CTGAAGCCTGGAAGGAGGAGTGGATTGAGGCAATCGCTTAGATCGTTCCCGATTGACCGATACTTCTAGTTCCTGGTCATGCTCTTCTCCGTCCCGATACCCATTGGACTGCGGCAACTGCGTGTCGCTATCCTTCTCTGCAATGCTTTTCAGCTTTGAAAGGAAATTATCCACTTAAACCTCACAACCCGTTGCAGTCCATCTGGTATTTCAGGTCAATTAGAAAAAGGTGATCACACTCACCCAAAATAGCTAACTCAACGAGGAGTGTCCAAGGGCGAGGGCAACAACTAACATCCCCAAAACCAGGAAAGGCTGGGCACTTGCCTGGTACTTCACGTCGTTCTCCAAAGGGTTCCGGAGAAAATACATATCCTGAAAGGTTATTTGCGGAATAATTAACAGGATCAAAATGGCAGCATACAGGTTTTGGTGGATATGGATCAAGTAAGCGGCGATCCCAGCCTGGAAAATATCAATCATCAGGACGCAAATCCAGGCGGCTGTGTTAACGCCGAACATAACTGGTAAGGACTTAAGCCCCAGTTGGCGATCGCCCTCTACACTCTTAAAATCATTCACGACAGCAATGCCTAACCCCGCCAGACTGTAGAACAGTGTGAGAACCATGATAGAGGGAGTGAGATCCCCAAATAATGCCTGTCCTGCCCACCACGGCAACGCAATATAGCTGGCACCTAGGGCATAGCTACTTAGCCAGCCATTGTTCTGCTTGAGTTTAAGGGGTGGAGCCGAATAGATATAGGAGATAAAAGAGCCAAAAATAGCAAGCACTGTCAGGGTTGGAAATCTGTGCCCAGCCCATTGATCCAGCACAAAGGCAACTGCCACCCCTGCCAGCAGCAGCACCCAAATTTGGGTCACCACCTTGGGCAGCGAAATCGCTCCTGAGGGAATAGGGCGGTAGGGTTCGTTGATCGCATCCACATCGCGATCGTAGTACTCGTTCAAAGTCTGAGTGTAACCAGCCATGAGTGGACCTGACATTAACATACACGCTGCTGAAATCAGCACATTTTCCAGCGTCCACTCAAAATTGCCAGATGAGGCAGCTCCACAAACCACCCCCCACATTAAGGGAATCCAGGTGATAGGCTTCATCAGTTGCAGGCGGACTTTCCAGATGGAAGTTTCTCCTGCCTGAGCACCTTTCATACCTAATAGCTGCCGGGCTTTTGCACTGCGATCCGTAACCGTAGAGTCAGATGGGACAGGGGTACCATCGTTACTCGCTGAATCGGACGAAACAGGGTCGGTTGAAAGTTGGGAAGGGTTGAGATCAGCCATAGTTAACAGTTAAAACTGGGTTAGAAAGAAATGATCAAAAAGCCATCCTGGAACTTTGCGCCTGTGACAGCAGAATCTCTTAATTCTGACGGTAAGAAAACATTGCGTCTCTGGTCGCCTGCTTCGATGGTTAGTTCTGGTCCGTACTGAGTGAGCTTAACCTGTTTGCGATCGAAACCTGGAAGAAACAGACTCACCTTTCGCTCGGCAACATTTACAGCAACAGGGCGAGGCATCTGAGCCGCTTGATCAAAGTTGGGTAGCGAATTGATTAAGGGTTGCCAATCATTCACTGGTTGAATGGGGATTGGGGAAATGGGCAAGGGGGAAAATTGTGAAGCCAAGTTTGTGTCTCCCTCTGCCCGATTGAGAATTAGCCCACCAACGGTTAACCCTGCCTGCTGGGATGCGCCCCAGAGGTACTTTGCAGTGGCAATCGCCACCTCATCTGGTGTTGTAACTAGATAAGCCGCAACCCGATTTGGATCAGCGATCGCTGCTTTCCCCTCGTCAAGCAGATGATTCACCTGTTGAGTGGCAGGTTGCTCAAAAATGTCCCCCGTCCAGCTTACATTTAGAACCGCGATCGCGATCGGTTGCAACAGCGGAACAACTGTCTTACCCAGATCCGAATTGGCAAAGACTTGCCGGAATCGGCGAATATACCAACTCAAGACCTCTGGCATTCCCAGCATTCGTAAGGTTGTCTGGTCGCCTGTGCCGTCATACACAATTGCGTCGTACTTGCCGCTTGCCTCGTATTCTCGAATTGCATTTAGCACGAGTGCTGCATCCATCCCAGGCAGAACCCCCAACTCCTGCCCATACACTTCTTTGAAGAAAGGGGTTCGCAGGTATTGAGCCTCCAGTTTCTTCAGTTCCTCCCAACTACGCTCTAGTAATGCTGCCGCTTGAAGTTGAACTACATCGAGATTAGGTTCGTAGTAGGTTGGCTCAAAATGCAGCGTTGCATTCAAAACGAGTCCTACTCCCGGACCAGGGTCTTGAGTGGCAAATAAGACTCGCTTCCCTTGCCCAGCCAACCGCTTTGCTGCTGCGATCGCAATCGTGGTTCGGCCAACACCACCTTTGCCTAAAAATGTCAAAATCAGAGCCATCGACTAGGTCTCCAAGCTCACTGTGTACACCTTCCATTAGACCGCTTGCTCACTCAACCTGACATCAGCAGATGAGGATTTGCAAAATTAGAGCCTAATTTCTGCAAGACATTGCCTGTGCTAAGAGCCTAACCTGAAACTTTCGCAAAAAACTGCAGGCGAGGTTAACCAAAAGAACAAGAACCGAAGCGATTCAAGACGTAGGCTCGATTTCGTCCTCAAAAAACCAAGTTGCAAACTTATCCTCAAACTGGACAAGCACTCCTACTCCACTTCCATCCGTCATCTTAAAATCCAGAATTGTGCCAGTTTGACCTAACTTCTGGACAACAACATCTGACACGCGATCTCGTAGCCGACGAACACGAACTTTCTGACCAACTTCCATCATTACTCCCATATCAACAAACCAAACAACAGTGTATCAGCGTCCTGCACCCGATTTAGCGCCGAAAGCACAGAAATCGAGGAAAGTTTGAGAAAGAGGGGAACGGACAATGGGCAATGGCGGAGGTAGGGATGGTCAGAATAACGGAGGAGAGTAACAGCGTACTAAAATTCAGAAGTTTCCTTGGGAGAAGTCAAAACTATGCTAGCAAAGCGAATTCTGCCATGTCTGGATGTGAAAGCAGGGCGGGTTGTCAAAGGTGTTAATTTCGTGGATTTGCGGGATGCGGGCGATCCAGTAGAACTGGCTCAGGCATACAATGATGCTGGGGCAGATGAGCTGGTGTTTTTGGATATTACCGCTACTCACGAGGATCGGGACATTATTCTCGATGTGGTGTATCGCACAGCAGAACAGGTGTTTATTCCGTTAACAGTTGGCGGAGGAATCCAATCCTTAGAAACAATTAAACGATTGTTAAGGGCTGGAGCAGATAAGGTAAGCATCAATTCCGCTGCTGTTCGAGATCCGAGCCTGGTTGACCGTGCTAGCGATCGCTTTGGTAACCAATGTATTGTAGTCGCAATCGATGCTCGACGACGTACCGATCCTGGCAATCTAGGCTGGGACGTTTATGTTCGGGGTGGAAGAGAGAATACCGGATTAGATGCACTTAGCTGGGCACAAGAAGTAGCACAGCGGGGAGCTGGTGAATTACTGGTAACCAGTATGGATGCTGATGGAACTCAGGCAGGTTATGACTTGGAGCTAACTCGCGCGATCGCTGAACGGGTTGAGATCCCAGTCATTGCTTCTGGCGGAGCAGGCAACTGTGACCACATCTATCAAGCCTTAACAGATGGTAAAGCCGAAGCAGCCTTACTCGCTTCCTTGCTCCATTATGGACAACTCACTGTTGCTCAAATCAAATCCCACCTGAGTGAACGCCATGTTCCTGTGCGGCTGAGTTCTTGAGTGAAAAGGCTGATTCAACCCATAGTAAGACTCAGGCAATTTACCTGCCGCCATTGTTGCTTAATCGCCATTTACTAAGATGTCAAGCTGTGCTGTTGTCTGAGTGTCTGTTACAATATGTAACGTATGTTGATAACAATTCTTGCTATTGTCATTTCTCTCGTTGCTTGGTCTTTGCATCTGATGCAAGAGGCGATTGAACGTCGCGAGTTTTCTTTAATGTTGGCGGGTACTCTGGTTGCATTTTCGGCAGCAGCGCTGGTAGGAGTATATTTTCTGATGGGGAATTACCTGGGATACATGACTCGCATTGCCCATCCTCCTTCTTATGAATACTCTTACTATGATGGGCAGTTGGTTGGTTCTGATGATCTATTAATGAATTGATGATCTTTTAAGGAATAAAATGATCTCGGATTGAGGTCCAACCTTGTTGTTCAAATGGTTTCAAACTTCCTTAACAATCTTGCGTTAGAAGTGCGTGCAAAGTGGCAAAACTAGAGTAGGTTCACTAGGCTGCTGGTGAGCATTGCCCTTCAGTTGTGCTAGAAGAATTAACCCTAAATCTATGACATACACGATCCCCGAACTAGACAGTATTAGCCGCCAGTTAATGAGCCTGGAGCGCCCCAAGAAAGCGAAGATGTTGGTAGTGGATGACGAACCCGATAATCTTGATTTGCTATACCGCACTTTTCGACGTGACTTTCAAGTATTGAAGGCAGAAAGTGGTGTTCATGCTCTGGAAGTGTTGGCAGCCGAGGGAGAAGTTGCTGTCATTATCTCTGACCAGCGGATGCCTGAAATGAAGGGAACCGAGTTTTTGAGCCGAACTGTACCTCAGTTCCCGGACACAATGCGGATTATTTTGACTGGGTTTACAGATGTAGAAGATTTGGTTGAAGCTATCAACTCTGGGCAGGTCTATAAGTACATTACCAAGCCCTGGAATCCTGATGAGCTAAAGGCAGTGGTACAACGGGCGGCTGAGACTTACGAATTGCTGAAGCAGCGGACAGAAGAACTACAGCGATCGCAAGCACAAACAGCACTCCTGTCAACAATTGTTTGTACTGTCCAGGAGGCAACATCAGTTGAGACGTGTTTGGCTCCATTGGCAGTTGCGTTTGGTAAGACATTTCATGCCGATGGCTGCATTTTGCAACTTGTGGAAGGGGATACTCTCACTGCTTCACAAGGAACTTTTAGCGCAGATGGTGCGATTGAAAATTGGTTAGCGCAAGATTCTTTAACAAAAGACGCGATCGCTGCCAGAAAAATGGAAGTAGCCGTTGATATTCCCTCCGATAGCAGCCTGGCATCGGCTGAGCATTACACTAGCTCTGGCACTCAGGCTCACTTGATTGTTCCTGTTGTCTACCGAGATAAGGTGTTAGCTGTTCTCTCCCTGCAATGGAAGAAACCTTGTACTCTGCGAGAAGACGAACTCGTGTTGTTACACCTTTCTGCCCAACAAGTAGCAATTGCGCTGCATGGAATGATCTGCTAGCATCCACTAAACTTTTCTTAAAACACCTCCATTTGTAAAAACTACAAAAAAGCCTCCACAACACATGGAGGCCTTTACATAAATCAAGAGTCTCAGACCCTAGAGAGCGTTACCACGGGGGAGTACCTCCTCAGGGAAGACAAAGTTTTCGTGAGGCTGGTCTTGAGGAGCCATCCAGGCACGGATGCCCTCATTCAGCAGAATGTTCTTGGTGTAAAAGGTCTCAAACTCAGGGTCTTCAGCCGCTCGCAACTCTTGCGACACAAAGTCATACGCCCGCAAGTTGAGCGCTAATCCCACTATCCCTACCGATGCCATCCATAGCCCTGTGACTGGCACAAACAACATGAAAAAGTGCAGCCAGCGCTTGTTGGAAAACGCAATCCCGAATATCTGCGACCAGAATCGGTTTGCCGTCACCATGGAGTAGGTCTCTTCTGACTGGGTCGGCGAAAAGGCTTTGAAGGTGTTGGCAGAGTCCCCATCCTCGAACAGGGTGTTCTCAACGGTGGCACCGTGAATCGCACACAACAAGGCTCCTCCCAAAATCCCAGCAACCCCCATCATGTGGAACGGGTTGAGGGTGAAGTTGTGAAACCCTTGCACAAACAGGATGAAGCGGAAGATGCCTGCCACTCCGAAGCTCGGGGCGAAAAACCAACTCGACTGTCCCAAAGGGTACATCAAGAAGACGCTGACGAAGACGGCGATGGGCCCGGTAAAGGCAATCGCGTTGTAGGGGCGGATGCCCACTAACCGCGCAATCTCTATCTGACGCAGGCAAAACCCGATCAGTCCGAAGGCGCCGTGTAGCGCTACAAATGTCCACAAGCCGCCGAGTTGGCACCAGCGGGTGAAGTCGCCTTGCGCTTCAGGCCCCCACAAGAACAATAATGAGTGTCCCAGGCTATCTGCTGGGGTTGATACTGCCACGGTCAAGAAGTTGCACCCTTCTAGATAGGAGGAGGCTAGGCCGTGGGTGTACCAGGAGGATACAAAGGTGGTGCCGGTCATCCACCCCCCAATCGCCAGGAAGGCGCAGGGGAATAACAGAAGACCAGACCATCCGATGAAGACGAATCGATCTCGCTTCAGCCAGTCGTCGAGGACGTCGAACCATCCTCGGCTTGCTGGCGCGCGTCCGACTGCTATGGTCATATCGTAAAACTCCAGATGTTTGAGTATGAGTACTTAAGACGTGATTTACTCTGATTTAACCCTGAGCTTTCCAGATGACCAGGCACGGAAATGCCCAGAGTATGAGTAGAGTTTACGTTTCTTTACTGATTAACAATTATACGGATCACTTTCTAAAATTTCTAGCGAATTTCTTAACTCAACCAACCTCTTTTGCAATCTAAATTTATCGAGTTCTCAGTCGCATCCTCGCCACTTCTGCGATCGCCAAAATCCCTGAACCGTTAGGGGTAGGCAAAAGCTAAATGAAAATTGCAACTATAGAATTCCTTAAGAAACTAGTTCATAATCTTTTACTCTTCACTAATTGAGTATTGGCACTGAGTATTAGTACTCAATAGTAAGGATGGCATTTGGTTTAACATAGGTAGATTACTTGCCTAAGCAGATTCAACTGCCTGATAGATTCAACAGATTCAATTGAGAAAAGGGTAAGAACTTAACGCTTCTAACTGCTTAGTAGATAGTTCAACTCGGTTGTTAGCCACTCACTGAACATGCGGTTCAGAATCTCCTGGTAGCGCTCTGATGTCAGTTCAGCTGGGATGCACTCCTCTACCAATAGAAGATGGCAGGTTTGATCAATCATCAATGGCCCAATCAGGTTACCTGGAGGTGAGCCAAATACGATCGCAGAAAGATCCGGCTTCAGGTTCCAGCGATAAAATTTTCCTTCATAGCCACAGTTGTAGCGTCGCTGAGCATCGACATCGTAGATATGAGCCGCTTCATAAAAACTGATTTCACCTTCCTGAATTTCGTAGAAAATTTCTTGTGCTAGCTTCTCGTAAGGCACAACAAGTCGATAGAGCAAAACCTGATCAAAATCAGCCTGATGTTCAGCAAAGTACTTTTTTGCCTCATTAGCAAATAAAGATTGAGCCAGCTTTTCTGCCAACAAGCGATCGCGAATCCCAGCTTCCCAATCCTCGGCTGTAATCATCTGATCAGAAAGCCAGGCAAAGGTATCACTCGCCCGGAACAATCGGTGCTCGTACCGATGCTGATCTGCAACAGTCTGAATTTCTTCTGAAGTAATGCTAATACCACGCTCTTCAACCGCCTGATTAATAATTCGTTGGTAAATAATTTTTTGACAGACTTCTTTGATTTGAACGTTTCTCTTAAGAGCAGAAATAATTTCTTCTGACTCAATATTTCCACCTTTGAACGTAATCATGGTGCACCACCCTTACCATCGCATTGGATACGGGATGAGAAAACTGATCCAAGCATGCGTGTCATTTCTTATACTAAGCCAACAGCCAGTCTCCGCATGGGAGCCTGGCAGATGGTGGTTCAAAACTAGAGCCTAAGCTCAGCGTGTTACCACATTCCCTGGAAACTTAAAAGTTGATGTTTGCTGAATCACTTCCAACTGAGAATGCGAAGGAGGTGATATCAATCATAGTTTGAGGCAATGCTTCTATATCGGCTGGAATATAGACTGTTTCAATTTCTGAGACTGTTTCAATTTCTGGATTTAACTGTGCTCCATTACTCACAGCAGAAATCCCTAAATTCAACATTGGATTCAAATAATTACCACTGGCAGCGTATTCATGAGCCTCTATACTTTGATGGTTAACGAGGGCGATCGCGTTACCATATTTCTCATCAAAAATTGGCTGCCCTTCAATAGAGAATTGAACATCAGAAAAAAATAGAGGATTGAGTGGGAAGCTTATTTCGCCAAAAACACTATCCGTATCAGTGCTGACATTGTAATTCAATGAAAGGCTTGATCTCGATAGCTGAAAATTGGATGAAGCTGGATCGCTTAACTCAGTTGAAAAATTAGCAGAGAGTATGGGTATTTGAGAATATAAACTTGCTGGATCTGAGAGGCTTGAATCAGCAGTGGCGGAAAGTAGAGAGGCTTCGGAAGTAGAAAACATTTTGAACCTTCTTTTGTGCAGGAGCACAGCTAGAGAGTAGAAGTATTACAAGAGAACTTGATACGGAATAAAAGCTTAGATTGGAAGTACAAAAAGGGCTAGAACCCAAAAGGAAAACCAGAAAAGAAACTTGACCCTTGACGAGAATAAGATCCCCAAAACAGACTAGTGCTATAGCCATTCATTGCAATCAATACAGGCATAAAGATATTCATTGAAATGGCTGTATTGCCAATTGAAGTTCCACCAAGATTAATCACAGATGCGGATGATGCTGGGTAGAGACTTAACGATTGGAAAAAGGATTGAAAGATATACGGAAAAGGACTCATACCCTTTGACTTACGGCCTCCTGAAGGAGTTAACTCATTCATATTTTCCTGGTAATCAATATCAGTAATAATCATGGATTGTTTCCCTCAAATCGACTATTGATGCCCCTGTTAAGGATCAAGATTTTGAATCAATCATTGCCTTAACAGGGACTATGATTACACCCTTATAGCTTCACTTCTCATCGAGCCTGAAATTTCAGAGTTTACTGATTACAGACCCAACACGACAAGAGATGCACTGAGGCTATCAATGTTAATTTGAGTGGAGCCATTTGCTGAGTAAACACCTCCAGGACCAGCGGCAGTTACCGTGTAGAAAGTCGAAAAATCGTAGTTATAGGTGCTAAGGCTAGCGCCTAAATCAATTCCGCCTTCCAAATTCGTTGCTTCAACAGCTGTTTCTTGATAGTTCAGTTCAGAAATAATCATTTTTCCCTCCTGAAAAAGTTGCAATTGAAATGTTTAAATGTGCTAACTACAAACCCATCACGAGCTACAGACCCAATACAACAAGTGATGCACCAAGGCTACTAATATCTAGTTGAGCAACACCTGTTGCGGCATAGCTTCCTCCCGGACCAGCAGCTGACACGGTTCCAAACAGTTGTGAGCTATAATCCCACGTACTGATGCTTGCGCCGAGATTAATTCCACCTTCTAAGTTAGTTGCTTCAACAGCCATTTCTTGATAGTTCAGTTCAGAGATAATCATGGTTAGCTCCTTCAACAGTAGTTGATGAATACTTGGCGAATGAAAGATTAAATTAAAGGTCATTTCATCGCCCAGTTTGATAAAAGTGAATGACTCAAGATGCACCAGAATGACAATTCAGACAGAAGATTGCTAGGGATTTCCTAAATATAGGAAAGATGTGCCGAAGGCTTGTATGAGTGATTGCAAACTGATTGTGGCTGCATAACTACCATTTGGACCTGCGGAGGATACTGTCTGAATTTGAGATAGCTTCTGGAAAAAATATGAGAGAGTAGCTCCAAAATTATCTCCACCTTCTGGGTTGCTTATTTCAACAGCTTCTTCCAAGTAATTCAGATTAGTAATATTCACATTTCCTCCTTTGCAATCTGCTTTTTTTGGATTTGTTCTATCTGAACTGTTATCTAAACTGTATAACTTCTAATTTTGAAATAGGGTGTTTTTTGCATTTTATGTAGCCAATTTGGCGTTGATATTTAGATGAGAACCTTATTTGAAGTCATTGATGGATAGATAGCAAAAAATTGACCCATCCTGGAAAGGAATGTGCCACAGATCAGACTTAAGAAAACTCAGTGATGCTAAGAGGATGCTTTAAAGGCCTGGTTTCTATTGATTTGGACGACTAAAGTCGTTACTACAAACATAAGAATACGGATGAATACAGCTATTTTGTGGGGTTCTTAGTGATGATTTTAACCATTACTACCCTTTTCAAACACTCTCTAAAAAAGAGTCAACAGACAGGAATCCAAACTATTCTTGTCAGAAGTTATTTGAAGCTTAAGAACGAGTTCTCTAAAAACTTCAAATTGAATTGATTGTGAACCAGTGTATTTTCCCAAAGAGAAAAGTTACCACCTAAGATGCTATTTTCTTGAAAATCGATTGGTTCTAAATCATGAAGTTCATTAAGCTGGGTCAAGCAGTTTGATGTGGCTCGATCGCTTGAGTGAACAAGCAACATCTCCTTCTTATCGTGGGACAATTTCTGATTGGGTTGGGGCTGGCTAGCTGATGGTTCTGCAATCGCATTTAGTAAGCGATTTTCTTTTACTAAACGACTGTAGGTACGGTAGGGAATAAAGTAAACCGGGTTATATCCAGCGAACCGTAAAATTAGCACGCACGCCCAAGAATAACGCCCTTCTGTAATTGCCTGAACTACTTGATTGAATTGTTCAGGACTCATCACTTTGTTGCGTTTCTCAGATAAATGACTTTTTGGCAAATTCATAACGTAAATACCTTTTTTCAATGGGGGCAGTTGAAAATTACAAGCTCAAATTCGTTTCTTGCAACTTGCGAATTGGATCTAGCAAAACTTCTGCAATCCGGCGACGACGAGTCACAATTTCGGCAGTTGCCGTTTGTCCAGCTTTGAGCGCGATCGCTTGCTGGTCTCTTGTCAAAGAACTACGCTCAAGGGCAATTTCTACACGATAAACTGCCCCCAATCGTTCATCCGATTTGATATCAGGTGAAATTGTGATGACCTTGCCTGAAAGGGTTCCATAGTCCTGATAAGGATAAGCATCAAACTTAATCTGAACTGGATCACCCACTTTTACAAACCCCGCTTCTCGTGTGGGTAAAGCAGCTGCTAAAACTAAAGGAGCACCTTCGGGCGCAATTTCGGCGATCGCATGTCCCGCTTGAGCAACATCTCCACTTTTACGAATGTTTAGCGTGGAAATTATTCCAGTAGCTGGAGCCTTCAGCGTGAGTTGCTCTAGTTCTGCTTTGGCTTGCTTAAATTGTTTAAAGTTCTGCTGAATCTTTGCCTGCAATTGGGTTTTCTGTACCAGCAATTGCTGAACTTTTTGCTGGGACTGTAACTGCATCTCTTGGGCTTCTGCATACTTGCGAGTACGTTCAGCCTGGAGACGATTAAATTCAGCAAACACCTGCTGCAAATCTGCCCGCAAACGTTTTGCTTCTGACAGAGATTGCTGAATATCTCCTAGTTGTTGGGTCATGCTGCGTTGACGATCAGCAAGCTGTTGTTGTGCTTGAAACAACTGTTCACGGGCAAGGGCACCTTCATTCACCAAATACTCAAATCGGGATAGACGTTCCTGTTGAACTGCTGCATTTGCTTGTAACTGGTTCAGCAGCAGGCGGCTGGTGGCAGCACGGTCTTCTGCTTGCCAGATGGCGGCTTTTTGGCTTTCAATTTTAGCTCGCACTTGGGCAATGGCAGCATCTTGCGCCTGGATTGCAGCATTAGCAATCGCTTGTTGCGTTTGCACTTCCAGCCGCGTTTTATCAATCAATGCTTCAACCTGAAGCCGTTCTTTTTCATAGTTACTATGTGCCTGCACTGACCATTCCACCAGGTTGCGGGCGATCGCATCATCCAGTTTGGCAATAACCTGCCCCGCTCTTACAAGCTGGCTTTCTTGCACATAGACATTCGCAACTTTGCCAGAAACAACTGGATTAACCTTGTAGGTCTCGCCTTGGGGGATAAGCCGCCCCTGCGCTCGCCCCACTTCATCAATTTGACCAACCGCCGCCCACGTTGCAAATGCTGCACAAAATAGGACGCTGCTAGCCAGTAATTGATTGGGCAATTTGGCTGGAGGGCGATCTAGTACTGTTTGCAAAGCATTGGACCAGTTGCCTGGAACATTAGCGATCGCTGCAGAAAAATCAGATGTAGAACTAGGGGATATTATCCCTGCAGAGGTTGGCATAACCGCAATGGAAGCACTCGTTCCTCCATAAATCGATGCGACTTCGGGAGAAATATCCGGTTCAGGAATAGGAACTGAATGGTCC is a window of Leptolyngbyaceae cyanobacterium JSC-12 DNA encoding:
- a CDS encoding multidrug resistance efflux pump (IMG reference gene:2510094906~PFAM: HlyD family secretion protein~TIGRFAM: type I secretion membrane fusion protein, HlyD family); its protein translation is MSIRIESLFPDYPNSFVAPPEAESFVLYADHSVPIPEPDISPEVASIYGGTSASIAVMPTSAGIISPSSTSDFSAAIANVPGNWSNALQTVLDRPPAKLPNQLLASSVLFCAAFATWAAVGQIDEVGRAQGRLIPQGETYKVNPVVSGKVANVYVQESQLVRAGQVIAKLDDAIARNLVEWSVQAHSNYEKERLQVEALIDKTRLEVQTQQAIANAAIQAQDAAIAQVRAKIESQKAAIWQAEDRAATSRLLLNQLQANAAVQQERLSRFEYLVNEGALAREQLFQAQQQLADRQRSMTQQLGDIQQSLSEAKRLRADLQQVFAEFNRLQAERTRKYAEAQEMQLQSQQKVQQLLVQKTQLQAKIQQNFKQFKQAKAELEQLTLKAPATGIISTLNIRKSGDVAQAGHAIAEIAPEGAPLVLAAALPTREAGFVKVGDPVQIKFDAYPYQDYGTLSGKVITISPDIKSDERLGAVYRVEIALERSSLTRDQQAIALKAGQTATAEIVTRRRRIAEVLLDPIRKLQETNLSL
- a CDS encoding hypothetical protein (IMG reference gene:2510094905), which codes for MNLPKSHLSEKRNKVMSPEQFNQVVQAITEGRYSWACVLILRFAGYNPVYFIPYRTYSRLVKENRLLNAIAEPSASQPQPNQKLSHDKKEMLLVHSSDRATSNCLTQLNELHDLEPIDFQENSILGGNFSLWENTLVHNQFNLKFLENSFLSFK
- a CDS encoding hypothetical protein (IMG reference gene:2510094903), whose protein sequence is MIISELNYQEMAVEATNLEGGINLGASISTWDYSSQLFGTVSAAGPGGSYAATGVAQLDISSLGASLVVLGL
- a CDS encoding hypothetical protein (IMG reference gene:2510094904); the protein is MNITNLNYLEEAVEISNPEGGDNFGATLSYFFQKLSQIQTVSSAGPNGSYAATISLQSLIQAFGTSFLYLGNP
- a CDS encoding hypothetical protein (IMG reference gene:2510094902), whose protein sequence is MIISELNYQETAVEATNLEGGIDLGASLSTYNYDFSTFYTVTAAGPGGVYSANGSTQINIDSLSASLVVLGL